One Candidatus Krumholzibacteriota bacterium genomic window carries:
- a CDS encoding efflux RND transporter periplasmic adaptor subunit: MSQKKRSGRRATWIVVAVVIVAVAAAAVVLRSRSGKADDLGPTVTVEQGDVIEKALAVGSIVPRNEISVKSKVSGVVSRVFREPGERVRAGEPLLEIRPDPTPLELAQAKRQIEMDEINLRTAEKTLDRSRELLQRKLIPDNEYERALQIFEQAELQLKISGEHLALIEKGSISIAGNRIESIIKAPICGFVLEKNVNIGDPVVPLTSYQEGTVLMTLADMDSLVFKGTVDEIDVVKVDLRMPVQIKVGALPDTRVPGTLERISLKAREENNSRMFPVEISIDDTGVAFLRAGYSANADIIIREARGVLTLPERVVWYAGDSTWVEVPGPDGDRKRVMIEVGLSDAITVEVKSGLDSGQTVLEKPKQEI; this comes from the coding sequence ATGAGCCAGAAGAAACGAAGCGGCCGGCGGGCGACGTGGATCGTCGTCGCGGTCGTGATCGTCGCGGTGGCGGCGGCCGCCGTCGTCTTGCGGAGCCGCAGCGGCAAGGCGGACGATCTCGGTCCCACCGTCACCGTCGAGCAGGGGGACGTGATCGAGAAGGCGCTCGCCGTCGGCTCGATCGTGCCGCGCAACGAGATCTCGGTGAAATCGAAGGTCTCGGGCGTCGTCAGCCGCGTCTTCCGCGAACCGGGCGAGCGGGTCCGGGCGGGCGAGCCCCTGCTCGAGATCCGGCCCGATCCGACGCCGCTCGAGCTGGCGCAGGCGAAGCGCCAGATCGAGATGGACGAGATCAACCTGCGCACCGCCGAGAAGACCCTCGACCGGAGCCGCGAGCTGCTCCAGCGCAAGCTGATCCCGGACAACGAGTACGAGAGGGCCCTGCAGATCTTCGAGCAGGCCGAGCTCCAGCTCAAGATCAGCGGCGAGCATCTCGCCCTTATCGAGAAGGGAAGCATCAGCATCGCCGGCAACCGGATCGAGAGCATCATCAAGGCCCCGATCTGCGGCTTCGTGCTCGAGAAGAACGTCAACATCGGCGATCCCGTCGTCCCCCTCACCTCCTACCAGGAGGGGACGGTCCTCATGACGCTGGCCGACATGGACAGCCTCGTCTTCAAGGGGACGGTCGACGAGATCGACGTGGTCAAGGTCGACCTGCGGATGCCGGTCCAGATCAAGGTGGGTGCCCTTCCCGACACGCGCGTCCCCGGGACCCTGGAGCGGATCTCGCTGAAGGCGCGCGAGGAGAACAACTCGCGGATGTTCCCCGTGGAGATCTCGATCGACGACACGGGCGTCGCGTTCCTGCGCGCCGGCTACTCGGCCAACGCCGACATCATCATCCGGGAGGCGAGAGGCGTGCTGACCCTCCCGGAGCGCGTCGTCTGGTACGCGGGGGACTCGACGTGGGTGGAGGTCCCCGGTCCCGACGGCGACCGGAAGAGGGTCATGATCGAGGTCGGGCTCTCCGACGCGATCACCGTCGAGGTCAAAAGCGGCCTCGATTCCGGGCAGACGGTCCTCGAGAAACCCAAGCAGGAGATCTGA
- a CDS encoding ABC transporter permease — MKRIVVNIGYLLSLLWGFLGDMRAQKKRSILTIFGIFWGTAAVILMMSVGTAVRRQNIVNFKGLGDYVIIVFPGVTTKPFEGFGVDRRIQLVRSDADLLRREVPEIVRVSEEYMNWRSYLRRGARTRNPLVAGVNVEFGEMRNIIPRPGGRYFNDRDQEERRRVVFIGDKLKEFLYDENEPVEGTFLTIDGVPFRVIGVLEHKTQDSSYGSRDQDRAFIPSMTFEAMFGHRYLNNLIVQHSLGTSESGRAVRRIREVLGKAHVFDPDDESALGIWDTAVFYDEFMLFFTGFNIFLLVMGAATLGVGGLGVSNIMYVVVRERTREIGVKRAVGARRRTILAQFLAETFFIIGIGAVLGFLFAWGVVAALGAIPEGAAEVIGVPRIDGLVAVVAIGVIMLVGFLAGLFPALRAARLDPVRCLGY; from the coding sequence ATGAAACGGATCGTCGTCAATATCGGCTACCTCCTCTCCCTGCTGTGGGGATTCCTCGGCGACATGCGCGCGCAGAAGAAACGCTCCATCCTCACGATCTTCGGCATCTTCTGGGGGACGGCGGCCGTCATCCTCATGATGTCGGTCGGCACGGCCGTCCGGAGGCAGAACATCGTCAACTTCAAGGGGCTCGGCGATTACGTCATCATCGTCTTTCCCGGGGTGACGACGAAGCCCTTCGAGGGATTCGGCGTCGATCGCCGGATCCAGCTCGTCCGGTCCGACGCCGATCTCCTCCGCCGGGAGGTGCCCGAGATCGTGCGGGTCTCCGAGGAGTACATGAACTGGCGGAGCTACCTCCGCCGCGGCGCCCGCACGCGCAACCCGCTCGTCGCCGGGGTCAACGTGGAGTTCGGCGAGATGCGCAACATCATCCCCCGCCCCGGGGGACGCTATTTCAACGACCGTGACCAGGAGGAGCGCCGCCGGGTCGTCTTCATCGGCGACAAGCTCAAGGAGTTCCTCTACGACGAGAACGAGCCGGTCGAGGGGACCTTCCTCACGATCGACGGCGTTCCCTTCCGGGTGATCGGCGTGCTCGAGCACAAGACACAGGACTCGAGCTACGGCTCGCGCGATCAGGACCGCGCCTTCATCCCCTCGATGACCTTCGAGGCGATGTTCGGGCACCGCTATCTCAACAACCTCATCGTCCAGCATTCGCTGGGAACGAGCGAGTCGGGCCGGGCCGTCCGTCGCATCCGCGAGGTGCTCGGCAAGGCGCACGTCTTCGATCCCGACGACGAGAGCGCGCTCGGCATCTGGGACACCGCCGTGTTCTACGACGAGTTCATGCTCTTCTTCACCGGCTTCAACATCTTTCTCCTCGTCATGGGAGCGGCCACGCTCGGCGTCGGCGGGCTCGGCGTGTCGAACATCATGTACGTCGTCGTCCGCGAACGTACCCGCGAGATCGGGGTCAAGCGCGCCGTCGGGGCGCGGCGGCGGACGATCCTCGCGCAGTTCCTGGCCGAGACCTTCTTCATCATCGGGATCGGCGCCGTCCTCGGCTTCCTCTTCGCCTGGGGAGTCGTCGCCGCCCTCGGCGCGATTCCCGAGGGGGCGGCCGAGGTGATCGGCGTGCCGCGGATCGACGGGCTCGTCGCCGTCGTCGCGATCGGCGTCATCATGCTCGTCGGCTTTCTCGCCGGGCTCTTCCCCGCGCTGCGCGCGGCGAGGCTCGACCCGGTCCGGTGCCTGGGATACTAG
- a CDS encoding ABC transporter permease → MWKVLLQEFFHDLKTQRMRVFLTVSAVVWGTMCVVLLLAFGFGLKARMYEGQRNARDRVVRVWGGETSKAWQGLPEGRNVYLHVEDIRLLRESLPLVGKITPSQGKYVRVRCGDNRTTSFCEGVGTAFGELRHMFPQAGGRFLSDVDILEQRRVVFIGDEIATELFGDTDPIGGTIEVDDSPFTVVGVMEPKVQLGMNEGPDSRRVVMPYTTFSTVFNRDWLRLIHIRPADLRRSQELVRGIRDVLSRKYRFDPEDEYAIRIYDDIELEREVVGKIYLGLNIFFGVIGGLTLIIAGVGVANIMYVVVRERTRELGVRRAVGAKKRHIISMYVGESFLITGGGGVVGVLISLGIIGLVSLAPLDSGVLKYMGHPIFSWPIAVVTVSILVAISLLAGIFPARQAAEVDPVVALHYE, encoded by the coding sequence ATGTGGAAGGTGCTGCTGCAGGAATTCTTCCATGACCTGAAGACGCAGAGGATGCGCGTCTTCCTCACCGTCTCGGCGGTCGTCTGGGGGACGATGTGCGTGGTGCTCCTGCTCGCCTTCGGGTTCGGGCTCAAGGCGCGGATGTACGAGGGACAGCGCAACGCGCGCGACCGGGTCGTGCGCGTCTGGGGCGGCGAGACGTCGAAGGCATGGCAGGGGCTCCCCGAGGGCCGCAACGTCTATCTCCACGTCGAGGACATCCGCCTGCTCCGGGAGAGCCTGCCACTCGTCGGCAAGATCACGCCGAGCCAGGGCAAGTACGTGCGCGTCCGCTGCGGCGACAACCGGACCACCTCTTTCTGCGAGGGGGTCGGCACGGCCTTCGGCGAGCTCCGTCACATGTTCCCGCAGGCGGGAGGGCGGTTCCTCAGCGACGTCGACATCCTCGAGCAGCGGCGCGTCGTCTTCATCGGCGACGAGATCGCCACGGAGCTCTTCGGCGACACGGACCCGATCGGCGGCACGATCGAGGTCGACGACAGCCCCTTCACCGTCGTCGGCGTCATGGAGCCGAAAGTACAGCTCGGGATGAACGAGGGGCCCGATTCGCGGCGCGTCGTCATGCCCTACACGACCTTCTCGACCGTCTTCAACCGCGACTGGCTGCGGCTCATCCACATCCGCCCGGCCGACCTGCGGCGCTCGCAGGAGCTCGTGCGGGGGATCCGCGACGTCCTCAGCCGGAAATACCGTTTCGATCCCGAGGACGAATACGCGATCAGGATCTACGACGACATCGAGCTCGAGCGGGAGGTCGTCGGCAAGATCTATCTCGGGCTCAACATCTTCTTCGGTGTGATCGGCGGTCTCACCTTGATCATCGCGGGGGTGGGCGTGGCGAACATCATGTACGTCGTCGTCAGGGAGCGCACGCGGGAGCTCGGCGTGCGGCGCGCCGTCGGCGCGAAGAAACGGCACATCATCTCGATGTACGTCGGCGAGTCCTTCCTCATCACCGGGGGAGGCGGCGTGGTGGGGGTGCTGATCTCGCTGGGGATCATCGGCCTCGTCTCGCTCGCGCCCCTGGACAGCGGCGTGCTGAAATACATGGGCCACCCGATCTTCTCGTGGCCGATCGCCGTCGTCACCGTCTCGATCCTCGTGGCGATCTCGCTGCTGGCGGGAATCTTCCCCGCGCGGCAGGCCGCGGAGGTCGACCCGGTGGTGGCCCTGCACTACGAATAG
- a CDS encoding ParB N-terminal domain-containing protein: protein MSGGNTAGPERVLVRLDPRGIGTGSAAPLRIRRRLPGEQGAPAEDGLVRSISADGIIQPPLLVSTAGGGPMVVDGFRRVAAAAAAGIGAIDALVLPGETGRAAIARLRLASAPLGAPLSELERITALDRIARFAGVPPGDLPGGAAALFGRALSTNHAERLVALLGMDGDILDLLHEGALSPGDLLRLAGHPLAGPGETAAAARLLGAARLNAGRRREAVGLLLDLADGGPGALAAFAEAFDPAGGTLSAALRRAARPALEAEIASFAAAAAEIGLPAGASVHAPPDLEGGAFTIDVRVRDEETFGVVAGKLSGALERGLIARLLDILKGKDGGGTAVG from the coding sequence ATGAGCGGCGGCAACACGGCCGGCCCGGAACGCGTGCTCGTCCGCCTCGATCCCCGCGGGATCGGCACCGGATCGGCGGCCCCGCTCCGCATCCGCCGGCGCCTGCCCGGCGAGCAGGGCGCCCCGGCGGAGGACGGCCTCGTCCGGTCGATCTCCGCCGACGGCATCATCCAGCCTCCCCTTCTCGTCTCGACCGCAGGCGGCGGGCCGATGGTCGTCGACGGCTTCCGCCGCGTCGCGGCTGCCGCCGCGGCGGGGATCGGCGCGATCGACGCGCTCGTCCTGCCCGGCGAAACCGGCAGGGCCGCGATCGCCCGGCTCCGCCTCGCCTCGGCCCCTCTCGGCGCGCCCCTCTCCGAGCTCGAGCGGATCACCGCCCTCGACCGCATCGCGCGATTCGCCGGCGTGCCGCCCGGAGACCTTCCCGGCGGCGCCGCGGCCCTCTTCGGCCGCGCCCTCTCCACGAACCACGCGGAGCGTCTCGTGGCGCTCCTCGGCATGGACGGGGACATCCTCGATCTCCTGCACGAGGGCGCCCTCTCGCCGGGCGATCTCCTCCGCCTCGCCGGCCATCCGCTCGCCGGGCCCGGCGAGACGGCGGCCGCGGCCCGGCTCCTCGGGGCCGCGCGGCTGAACGCGGGGCGGCGGCGCGAGGCGGTGGGCCTCCTCCTCGATCTCGCCGACGGCGGGCCCGGCGCCCTCGCCGCCTTCGCCGAAGCCTTCGATCCCGCCGGCGGAACGCTTTCCGCCGCGCTCCGCCGCGCCGCCCGCCCCGCGCTCGAGGCGGAGATCGCCTCGTTCGCCGCGGCCGCCGCCGAGATCGGCCTTCCAGCGGGGGCATCGGTCCACGCGCCGCCCGATCTCGAGGGGGGCGCCTTCACGATCGATGTGCGCGTGCGCGACGAGGAGACCTTCGGCGTCGTCGCAGGCAAGCTCTCGGGCGCCCTCGAGAGGGGCCTGATCGCGCGTCTCCTCGATATCCTGAAGGGGAAAGACGGCGGGGGAACTGCCGTGGGCTGA
- the nth gene encoding endonuclease III, whose product MNARHARATLAALKKLYPEPRHYLDFDGPLELLVATILSAQCTDDKVNEVTPALFRRFPDARAFAGAPAAEIEEAVRPTGFYRNKAASIRGACRMIVEEHGGTVPGTMEELLRLPGIARKSANAILQHGFDTVVGVVVDTHVIRLARRLGWTAETNPDRIEADLASLFPKSDWRWLSFYLKSHGRAVCTARRPDCGACAVRGRCPSAATGGAPPAAATGGRDRAKAKRKTARTATRAARAKRAGGRTR is encoded by the coding sequence ATGAACGCACGACACGCGCGCGCCACGCTCGCCGCGCTGAAGAAGCTCTACCCCGAACCCAGGCACTACCTCGATTTCGACGGCCCGCTCGAGCTCCTCGTGGCGACGATCCTCTCGGCCCAGTGCACCGACGACAAGGTCAACGAGGTGACCCCGGCCCTCTTCCGTCGCTTCCCCGACGCCCGCGCCTTCGCCGGCGCCCCGGCCGCGGAGATCGAGGAGGCGGTCCGCCCGACCGGCTTCTACCGCAACAAGGCCGCGTCGATCCGGGGCGCCTGCCGCATGATCGTCGAGGAGCACGGCGGGACGGTGCCCGGCACGATGGAGGAGCTCCTCCGCCTGCCGGGGATCGCCCGCAAGTCGGCGAACGCGATCCTCCAGCATGGCTTCGACACGGTCGTCGGTGTCGTCGTGGACACCCACGTGATCCGCCTCGCCCGCCGCCTCGGCTGGACGGCGGAGACGAATCCCGACCGTATCGAGGCCGATCTCGCTTCCCTCTTCCCGAAAAGCGACTGGCGCTGGCTTTCCTTCTACCTCAAGAGCCACGGCCGGGCCGTCTGCACGGCGCGCCGCCCGGATTGCGGGGCATGCGCCGTGCGCGGGCGGTGCCCCTCCGCGGCGACGGGCGGCGCGCCCCCCGCGGCCGCAACCGGCGGGCGCGACAGGGCGAAGGCGAAACGCAAGACGGCGAGGACGGCGACGCGGGCCGCGAGAGCGAAACGCGCCGGCGGGAGAACGCGATGA
- a CDS encoding rhodanese-like domain-containing protein has translation MKTARSAIVQLAAVSIIGTVVAFTFNAFSVNGINPLRKTVDVPVVENGEAPAEIDAIRRITLEEFRAFRDGGGIVIDARTPDEYEAGHVPGAVLLDYFEMGYYLEEVLALLTPGDEVAIYCTSFDCEDSELLARELYAMGYHHLLVYRGGFMEWETSGLDIERGM, from the coding sequence ATGAAAACAGCGAGAAGCGCCATCGTCCAGCTCGCCGCGGTCTCGATCATCGGGACCGTCGTCGCGTTCACCTTCAACGCCTTTTCCGTCAACGGGATAAATCCCCTGCGGAAGACGGTCGACGTGCCGGTCGTCGAGAACGGAGAGGCGCCGGCGGAGATCGACGCGATCCGGCGGATCACGCTCGAGGAGTTCCGCGCCTTCCGCGATGGGGGCGGCATCGTGATCGACGCCCGCACCCCCGACGAGTACGAGGCGGGCCACGTCCCCGGCGCCGTCCTCCTCGACTACTTCGAGATGGGCTACTACCTCGAGGAGGTCCTGGCCCTCCTCACGCCGGGTGACGAGGTGGCCATCTACTGCACGAGCTTCGACTGCGAGGACTCCGAGCTTCTCGCCCGCGAGCTCTACGCGATGGGATACCACCACCTGCTCGTCTACAGGGGCGGGTTCATGGAGTGGGAAACATCGGGACTCGACATCGAGAGGGGGATGTGA
- a CDS encoding DoxX family membrane protein, with amino-acid sequence MNGASLGRPGAGLAGDLFAAGEPRGSMPLLWHPATVLVVRLILAAVFVYAAVQKIGKPLLFADEIAMYRVLDRGLLVYTMAIVLPWVELFCGISLVTGLFMRGSALILALLNLMFIGVIAFRTAGIMRAEGTPFMEIFFDCGCGFGVTYAWKKLIEDFLLLAASLVVLFAPAYRWVVYARRKDRP; translated from the coding sequence ATGAACGGCGCGTCCCTCGGACGGCCCGGCGCGGGACTGGCCGGCGATCTCTTCGCCGCGGGCGAGCCGCGCGGGAGCATGCCCCTGCTCTGGCACCCGGCGACGGTCCTGGTTGTCCGTCTCATCCTGGCGGCCGTCTTCGTCTACGCCGCCGTGCAGAAGATCGGCAAGCCCCTTCTCTTCGCCGACGAGATCGCCATGTACAGGGTCCTCGACCGCGGGCTCCTCGTCTACACGATGGCGATCGTCCTGCCCTGGGTCGAGCTTTTCTGCGGGATCTCGCTCGTGACGGGGCTCTTCATGCGCGGGTCGGCCCTGATCCTCGCCCTGCTCAACCTGATGTTCATCGGCGTCATCGCCTTCCGCACGGCGGGCATCATGCGCGCGGAGGGAACGCCCTTCATGGAAATCTTCTTCGACTGCGGATGCGGCTTCGGCGTGACCTACGCGTGGAAGAAGCTCATCGAGGATTTTTTGCTCCTCGCCGCCTCCCTCGTCGTCCTTTTCGCCCCCGCCTACCGATGGGTCGTGTACGCACGGAGAAAGGACCGGCCATGA
- a CDS encoding AMP-binding protein has product MNNENTAAKKRPSYAYTGSEKPLIGETIGDMLARVAARYPGNDALVNVPDGRRWTYGEFYAVCRQAAKAFMALGVERGDRVAIWATNHPEWVITQFATALCGAILVTVNPAYRTHELKYGLENSETQTLVLVPAFKSSDYVGMLCEVAPEIPSSEPGKIESAALPLLRNVILIGESRPGMFSWEEFLALGDGVDDAALDKRAAGLDIDDVINVQYTSGTTGLPKGASLTHHNILNNGFYVGETMRFTEADRLCIPVPFYHCFGMVLSNLACVTHGATMVIPAEYFDPKAVLDAVTAEKCTALHGVPTMFIAELGHEDFASADFSTLRTGIMAGAPCPVEVMNRVNHEMNMSEVTIAYGQTETSPVITQTPFDGSLELRTSTVGPPMPHTEVKIVDPETGHIVPIGEQGELCCRGYQVMRGYYNNPEATSRAIDAAGWIHTGDLAVMREDTACKITGRIKDMIIRGGENVYPREIEEFLYTHEKIRVAQVFGVPDEKYGEEICVWIQLVEGESMTDEELKAYCKGKIAHYKIPRYVKITDEFPMTVTGKIQKFRMREISIREFGLEGAAGIETA; this is encoded by the coding sequence GTGAACAACGAGAACACCGCAGCGAAGAAGAGACCGAGCTACGCCTACACCGGCTCCGAGAAGCCGCTCATCGGCGAGACGATCGGCGACATGCTCGCCCGCGTCGCGGCCCGCTACCCCGGCAACGACGCCCTCGTCAACGTGCCGGACGGCCGCCGCTGGACCTACGGGGAATTCTACGCCGTCTGCCGGCAAGCGGCGAAGGCCTTCATGGCCCTCGGCGTCGAACGGGGCGACCGCGTCGCGATCTGGGCGACGAACCACCCCGAGTGGGTCATCACCCAGTTCGCCACGGCACTCTGCGGGGCGATCCTCGTGACGGTCAATCCCGCCTACCGTACCCACGAGCTCAAGTACGGCCTCGAGAACTCCGAGACGCAGACCCTCGTCCTCGTTCCCGCCTTCAAGAGCTCCGACTACGTCGGGATGCTCTGCGAGGTGGCCCCCGAGATCCCGTCGAGCGAGCCGGGGAAGATCGAGTCGGCGGCCCTTCCCCTCCTGCGCAACGTCATCCTGATCGGCGAGAGCCGCCCGGGGATGTTCTCCTGGGAGGAGTTCCTCGCCCTCGGCGACGGCGTCGACGACGCCGCGCTCGATAAGCGCGCGGCCGGGCTCGACATCGACGACGTCATCAACGTGCAGTACACCTCGGGAACGACGGGGCTTCCGAAGGGGGCGAGTCTCACCCATCACAACATCCTCAACAACGGCTTCTACGTGGGCGAGACGATGCGCTTCACCGAGGCCGACCGCCTCTGCATCCCCGTGCCCTTCTACCACTGTTTCGGGATGGTCCTCTCCAACCTCGCCTGCGTCACCCACGGCGCGACGATGGTCATCCCGGCCGAGTACTTCGACCCGAAGGCCGTCCTCGACGCCGTCACCGCCGAGAAGTGCACGGCGCTGCACGGCGTGCCGACGATGTTCATCGCCGAGCTCGGCCACGAGGACTTCGCGTCGGCCGACTTCTCGACCCTCCGCACGGGGATCATGGCGGGCGCCCCCTGCCCCGTCGAGGTGATGAACCGGGTGAACCACGAGATGAACATGAGCGAGGTCACCATCGCCTACGGGCAGACCGAGACCTCGCCGGTGATCACGCAGACCCCCTTCGACGGGAGCCTCGAGCTGCGCACCTCGACGGTCGGCCCGCCGATGCCGCACACCGAGGTCAAGATCGTCGACCCGGAAACGGGGCATATCGTGCCGATCGGCGAGCAGGGCGAGCTTTGCTGCCGCGGTTACCAGGTGATGCGCGGCTACTACAACAACCCCGAGGCGACGTCCCGCGCGATCGACGCGGCCGGCTGGATCCACACCGGCGACCTCGCCGTCATGCGCGAGGACACGGCCTGCAAGATCACCGGCCGCATCAAGGACATGATCATCCGCGGCGGCGAGAACGTCTACCCGCGCGAGATCGAGGAGTTCCTCTACACCCACGAGAAGATCCGCGTGGCCCAGGTGTTCGGCGTGCCCGACGAGAAGTACGGCGAGGAGATCTGCGTCTGGATCCAGCTCGTCGAGGGCGAGTCGATGACCGACGAGGAGCTCAAGGCGTACTGCAAGGGCAAGATCGCCCACTACAAGATCCCCCGCTACGTCAAGATCACCGACGAGTTCCCGATGACCGTCACCGGCAAGATCCAGAAGTTCAGGATGCGGGAGATCTCCATCAGGGAGTTCGGCCTCGAGGGGGCCGCGGGGATCGAGACGGCCTGA
- a CDS encoding DUF2971 domain-containing protein, whose product MFNERLYGAFPENLNDPFEGWLNFDPYIGAESNSDPPNREIAAAIQLEVHKAMLGQIRICCLSKTFHHPLLWSHYADGHKGLCFEVNLPDGNPNIREIEYVDDVSALDCAPKSLDEYIRLLTIKSSHWKHEQEVRAIPLPEYLNIKKNILRVICGSRMPLVLRRMIQCSAAECGIPLAWARLNRSKGVVEI is encoded by the coding sequence TTGTTCAATGAGCGGCTTTATGGCGCCTTCCCTGAAAACCTCAACGATCCTTTTGAGGGGTGGTTGAACTTCGATCCATATATCGGCGCCGAATCAAATTCTGACCCGCCGAACAGGGAGATTGCAGCTGCAATTCAACTAGAAGTCCACAAAGCTATGCTTGGGCAAATTAGGATATGCTGTTTATCCAAAACTTTTCACCACCCTTTGCTATGGTCACATTATGCCGATGGTCATAAAGGACTTTGTTTCGAAGTGAACCTGCCTGATGGAAATCCAAACATTCGCGAGATTGAATATGTGGATGATGTATCCGCTTTAGATTGTGCCCCCAAATCACTTGACGAATATATTAGGCTTCTGACAATTAAATCATCTCACTGGAAACATGAACAAGAGGTTCGAGCCATTCCGTTGCCAGAATATTTGAACATCAAAAAGAATATCTTACGTGTTATTTGCGGATCACGGATGCCGCTTGTCTTGCGGAGAATGATTCAATGTTCTGCCGCAGAATGTGGCATTCCTCTGGCTTGGGCGAGATTAAATCGCTCGAAGGGCGTTGTAGAAATTTAG
- a CDS encoding ATP-dependent 6-phosphofructokinase has protein sequence MAAAKTSRKTKTKEKNRATGFDPKQVKRIGILTGGGDCPGLNSVIRGVVRSATLKHNWEVWGIRDGFDGLLAGAAGKLTMKDVRGLQIRGGTILGTSNRGNPLDYPVKKDGIIVYEDVTGEIVQNAKKMKLDCLIAVGGDGTMKIAQAIHEQGVPVVGVPKTIDNDLEVTDVTFGYNSAVDCATDAIDKLHTTAESHHRVLVLEVMGRDCGWIALEAGIAGGADAILIPEIPFDLDFVCEHIHARKKKGSRFSIVVVAEGAYPEGGRKMYEKEPGPDGTPGRLGGIARWVAERISHSTSLESRVAVLGHLQRGGKPTTYDRVLATRFGVGVVDLIAAGHAGHMVCLKGRDIEHAPIERAVRRLKRVDPDGQVVLAAEALGISLGRKIEY, from the coding sequence ATGGCTGCAGCGAAAACCTCGCGAAAGACGAAGACGAAGGAGAAAAACCGGGCGACGGGCTTCGACCCGAAACAGGTGAAGCGGATCGGCATCCTCACCGGCGGCGGCGACTGCCCCGGCCTCAACTCGGTGATCCGCGGGGTCGTCCGCTCGGCGACCCTCAAGCACAACTGGGAGGTCTGGGGGATCCGGGACGGCTTCGACGGCCTCCTCGCCGGCGCGGCCGGCAAGCTCACGATGAAGGACGTCCGGGGCCTGCAGATCCGCGGCGGGACGATCCTCGGCACCTCCAACCGCGGCAACCCCCTCGACTACCCCGTGAAGAAAGACGGGATCATCGTCTACGAGGACGTCACCGGCGAGATCGTCCAAAACGCGAAGAAGATGAAGCTCGACTGCCTCATCGCCGTCGGCGGCGACGGCACGATGAAGATCGCCCAGGCGATCCACGAGCAGGGCGTGCCGGTGGTCGGCGTGCCGAAGACGATCGACAACGACCTCGAGGTCACCGACGTCACCTTCGGCTACAACAGCGCCGTCGACTGCGCCACCGACGCCATCGACAAGCTGCACACGACGGCCGAGAGCCACCACCGCGTCCTCGTCCTCGAGGTGATGGGACGCGACTGCGGCTGGATCGCCCTCGAGGCGGGGATCGCCGGCGGCGCCGACGCGATCCTCATCCCCGAGATCCCCTTCGACCTCGATTTCGTCTGCGAGCACATCCACGCCCGCAAGAAGAAGGGGAGCCGCTTCAGCATCGTCGTCGTCGCCGAGGGGGCCTACCCCGAGGGCGGCCGCAAGATGTACGAGAAGGAGCCGGGGCCCGACGGCACCCCCGGCCGCCTCGGGGGGATCGCCCGGTGGGTGGCCGAGCGGATCTCCCACAGCACCTCCCTCGAGAGCCGCGTGGCCGTTCTCGGCCACCTACAGCGCGGCGGCAAGCCGACGACCTATGACCGCGTCCTCGCCACCCGCTTCGGCGTGGGCGTCGTCGACCTCATCGCCGCGGGGCACGCGGGGCACATGGTCTGCCTCAAGGGGCGCGACATCGAGCACGCCCCCATCGAGCGGGCCGTGCGGCGCCTCAAGCGCGTCGACCCCGACGGCCAGGTCGTTCTCGCCGCCGAGGCCCTCGGCATCTCGCTGGGCAGGAAGATCGAGTACTGA
- a CDS encoding YHS domain-containing protein encodes MKRFVILAVILAVALAAGCSKKEPEKAKTGTEQVKAGTQTSLLDPVSKKPVDILSTPYSYEYDGVMYHFESQKNLDDFRKDPAKYVKN; translated from the coding sequence ATGAAGCGATTCGTCATCCTCGCCGTCATCCTGGCCGTCGCCCTGGCGGCGGGCTGCTCGAAGAAGGAGCCGGAAAAGGCGAAGACGGGCACCGAGCAGGTCAAGGCGGGCACCCAGACGAGCCTGCTCGACCCGGTGAGCAAGAAGCCCGTCGACATCCTCTCCACGCCCTACTCCTACGAGTACGACGGCGTGATGTACCACTTCGAGTCGCAGAAGAACCTCGACGACTTCAGGAAGGACCCGGCGAAGTACGTGAAGAACTAG